Proteins co-encoded in one Flavivirga eckloniae genomic window:
- the rplT gene encoding 50S ribosomal protein L20 produces MPRSVNSVAKRARRKKVIKQAKGYFGRRKNVWTVAKNAVDKAMQYSYRDRRNKKRTFRALWITRINAGAREHGLSYSQFMGKLKANDIELNRKVLADLAMNNPEAFKAVIEKVK; encoded by the coding sequence ATGCCAAGATCAGTAAATTCTGTAGCTAAAAGAGCCAGAAGAAAAAAGGTAATAAAACAAGCAAAAGGTTACTTTGGAAGACGTAAAAACGTTTGGACGGTAGCTAAAAATGCGGTTGATAAAGCGATGCAATACTCGTACAGAGACCGTAGAAACAAAAAGAGAACATTCCGTGCTTTATGGATTACGCGTATTAACGCAGGTGCCAGAGAACATGGTTTATCTTATTCTCAATTCATGGGGAAATTAAAAGCTAATGATATTGAATTAAACCGTAAGGTTTTAGCAGATTTAGCTATGAATAACCCTGAGGCTTTTAAAGCTGTAATAGAGAAAGTAAAATAA
- a CDS encoding T9SS type A sorting domain-containing protein: MKQKLYFLLLVLLCQCISFGQILDQSNFNPDSPDYEFAFGDKYHEAIGQSFVAGITGELSSIAIKLDDTNNSQSHNPPIGGTATLTIYQGHGYGGNVLGVTTFTTDGTENGEYNIPVFSQKIKQIKDSVYTFKLSGATGRVIANASPNAYFQGLLYTNSGENGSPSFDLKFKTFVTPPMEVNVSSQINVRCHGGKTGMATVVASGGTPPYMYIWSNGVTAASITDVEAGTYEVTVTDANNWEAKTSVTILEPTVLNLSIASQTNVKCNGGTTGSATASVTGGTSPYTYAWSNGATTSSITDVAAGIYEVTVTDDNGCTTTASTTITQPTALHANIGDQTNVKCNGGTTGSATASVTGGTSPYTYAWSNGATTSSITDVAAGIYEVTVTDDNGCTTTASTTITQPTALHANIGDQTNVKCNGGTTGSATASVTGGTSPYTYLWNNGATTASIVGVAAGIYEVTVTDDNGCTTTASTTITQPTALHANIGTQTNVKCYGGTTGSATISVTGGTLPYTYLWNNTATTASIVDVAAGVYEVTVTDNNECTTTTTTVTITEPMPLAPPNVITPVMYNQGDTASALTLDEEGVEVLWYTTESGGTGNIDAPVPNTETVGSTSYWVSSVSSDGCESEQRAEIVVTISGTLSTSKNDKGNDLALFPNPTSGTITIGNNQLLKEAQVTIYDLKGRALKKEALKNQPTVVDISDLSTGIYIFKIKTNDSEFVKRIVKQ, translated from the coding sequence ATGAAACAGAAACTTTACTTTTTATTATTGGTTTTACTTTGTCAATGTATATCATTCGGGCAAATTTTAGATCAAAGCAATTTTAATCCAGACTCTCCAGATTATGAGTTTGCTTTTGGGGATAAATATCATGAAGCTATAGGGCAGTCTTTTGTAGCGGGAATTACAGGGGAATTATCTAGCATTGCTATTAAATTGGATGATACAAATAATTCTCAATCACATAACCCGCCAATAGGAGGAACGGCGACATTAACTATTTATCAAGGACATGGTTATGGTGGTAACGTTTTGGGTGTAACAACGTTTACAACAGATGGTACAGAGAATGGGGAATATAACATACCTGTATTTTCTCAAAAAATCAAACAGATAAAGGATTCTGTTTATACTTTTAAATTAAGCGGAGCAACTGGGCGCGTTATTGCCAATGCCAGCCCTAATGCTTATTTCCAGGGCCTCTTATATACAAATTCCGGGGAAAACGGATCACCTAGTTTTGATTTAAAATTCAAAACATTTGTTACCCCACCAATGGAAGTAAATGTATCATCTCAGATAAACGTAAGGTGCCATGGAGGGAAAACAGGAATGGCAACTGTGGTGGCCTCTGGAGGCACACCGCCATATATGTATATATGGAGTAATGGAGTTACGGCAGCTTCAATTACAGACGTGGAAGCAGGAACTTATGAAGTTACAGTCACTGATGCTAATAACTGGGAAGCAAAAACATCAGTCACAATTTTAGAACCAACAGTGTTGAATTTAAGTATTGCTTCTCAAACAAACGTAAAGTGTAACGGAGGAACTACAGGATCGGCAACAGCATCAGTTACAGGCGGCACGTCACCATATACATATGCATGGAGTAACGGGGCAACGACATCTTCAATTACAGATGTGGCGGCAGGGATATATGAAGTTACGGTAACAGATGACAATGGCTGTACAACAACAGCATCTACAACTATTACACAACCAACGGCATTGCATGCAAACATTGGTGACCAAACAAACGTTAAGTGCAACGGAGGAACTACAGGATCGGCAACAGCATCAGTTACAGGCGGCACGTCACCATATACATATGCATGGAGTAACGGGGCAACGACATCTTCAATTACAGATGTGGCGGCAGGGATATATGAAGTTACGGTAACAGATGACAATGGCTGTACAACAACAGCATCTACAACTATTACACAACCAACGGCATTGCATGCAAACATTGGTGACCAAACAAACGTAAAGTGTAACGGAGGAACTACAGGATCGGCAACAGCATCAGTTACAGGCGGTACGTCACCATATACTTATTTATGGAATAACGGAGCAACAACAGCTTCAATTGTAGGTGTAGCAGCAGGGATATATGAAGTCACGGTAACAGATGACAATGGCTGTACAACAACAGCATCTACAACTATTACACAACCAACGGCATTGCATGCAAACATCGGTACCCAAACAAACGTAAAGTGCTACGGAGGAACCACAGGGTCAGCAACAATATCGGTTACAGGGGGCACATTACCATATACTTATTTATGGAATAACACAGCAACAACAGCTTCAATTGTAGATGTAGCAGCAGGGGTATATGAAGTTACGGTAACAGATAATAATGAGTGCACAACAACAACAACAACAGTAACCATTACAGAGCCAATGCCTTTGGCGCCACCAAATGTTATTACTCCGGTTATGTACAACCAGGGAGATACCGCATCGGCCTTAACCTTAGACGAAGAAGGAGTGGAGGTGTTATGGTACACTACCGAATCAGGGGGTACAGGAAACATAGATGCTCCCGTACCAAATACAGAAACTGTAGGCAGTACGTCGTATTGGGTTTCAAGTGTTAGTTCAGACGGTTGCGAGAGTGAACAACGGGCAGAAATAGTTGTAACCATTAGCGGGACGCTTTCCACATCAAAGAACGACAAGGGAAATGACCTTGCGCTATTCCCAAACCCGACAAGTGGAACTATAACCATTGGTAATAACCAATTACTAAAGGAGGCTCAGGTAACGATATATGATTTAAAAGGCAGGGCATTAAAAAAAGAAGCGTTAAAGAACCAACCAACCGTGGTTGATATATCCGACCTATCAACGGGAATCTATATTTTCAAAATCAAGACAAACGATTCAGAATTCGTAAAGCGAATTGTAAAGCAATAG
- a CDS encoding helix-turn-helix domain-containing protein, with the protein MVLERINNWFNLSKQYFFTYKEGFFNLSFLANSPDMIVKSCIKMPFMKVDEERQMLYSDTPFVKGEFSYVELEPGLWIMNSTMLYKNNVSYRPIYDKMLESNYYCVTISLVENKFNADFYEFDNYKVESHSITFVKPATDFLFCHFKGSKEKMYILYFSETWAKNNIMNSPSISIGVKNLFSNKSIEVLNYIYDKKEFSGLIRNLSYYFNNSPKPNLLELKKITYHFFDLFFSSLEKRDTRESFKLSLKEQMKIEKIEHFLKGNLYNKFPGIEIISDKFNIAPSTLKRSFKLVYGTSVFKYFQNKQMDLALDYFKSHDTMVKDVSQIFGYENVSKFSSAFQKRHNMLPSEIK; encoded by the coding sequence GTGGTATTAGAAAGAATCAACAATTGGTTTAACCTATCCAAGCAATACTTTTTTACATATAAAGAAGGGTTTTTCAATCTGTCATTTTTAGCAAATTCTCCAGACATGATTGTTAAAAGCTGCATAAAAATGCCATTCATGAAAGTTGATGAAGAAAGACAGATGCTTTATTCTGATACGCCGTTTGTAAAAGGAGAATTTAGTTATGTAGAGTTGGAGCCTGGATTATGGATAATGAATTCTACAATGCTTTATAAGAATAATGTGTCTTACAGGCCTATTTATGATAAAATGTTAGAATCAAATTACTATTGTGTAACCATTAGTCTTGTTGAAAATAAATTTAATGCTGATTTTTATGAGTTTGATAATTATAAAGTTGAGAGCCATTCAATAACCTTTGTAAAACCAGCAACAGATTTTTTGTTTTGTCATTTTAAAGGTTCAAAAGAAAAAATGTATATCCTGTATTTTAGTGAGACATGGGCAAAAAACAACATTATGAATTCGCCAAGTATATCTATTGGTGTTAAAAACTTATTTTCTAATAAAAGCATTGAGGTTTTAAATTATATATACGATAAGAAAGAATTTAGTGGGTTAATTAGAAACCTTTCATATTATTTTAATAATTCACCCAAACCCAATCTTTTAGAATTAAAAAAAATCACGTATCATTTTTTTGACTTATTTTTTAGTTCTTTAGAGAAAAGAGATACACGAGAATCATTTAAACTGAGTTTAAAAGAACAAATGAAAATTGAGAAAATCGAACATTTTTTAAAAGGTAATTTGTACAACAAATTTCCTGGAATTGAAATAATATCGGATAAATTTAATATAGCGCCCTCAACACTTAAAAGGAGCTTTAAATTGGTTTATGGTACGTCCGTTTTCAAATACTTTCAAAACAAGCAAATGGATTTAGCTCTCGATTATTTTAAAAGCCATGATACTATGGTGAAGGATGTTTCTCAAATATTCGGATATGAAAATGTAAGTAAGTTTTCCTCAGCGTTTCAAAAAAGGCATAATATGCTGCCATCAGAAATTAAATGA
- a CDS encoding secondary thiamine-phosphate synthase enzyme YjbQ: MKFFQKEIRLKSYPRGFHLITDTILDVVPDIKSINMGQLQVFIKHTSASLTINENADATVRTDFESHFNKMVPENAPYYRHTYEGSDDMPAHIKSSLLGASVNIPITNGKLNLGIWQGVYLCEHRDYGGSRTIVVTAFGT, from the coding sequence ATGAAGTTTTTCCAAAAGGAAATTAGGTTAAAGTCCTATCCCAGGGGCTTCCATTTAATTACAGATACTATTCTGGACGTTGTTCCGGATATTAAATCAATAAACATGGGGCAATTACAAGTGTTTATTAAGCATACTTCGGCCAGTTTAACCATAAATGAAAATGCAGATGCAACAGTAAGAACAGATTTCGAATCGCATTTCAATAAGATGGTTCCAGAAAACGCACCATATTATAGGCATACTTACGAAGGTTCAGACGACATGCCGGCGCATATCAAATCATCATTGCTGGGAGCATCAGTTAATATTCCTATTACAAATGGTAAGTTAAACTTAGGTATTTGGCAAGGCGTTTATTTATGTGAGCATAGAGATTATGGAGGTTCAAGAACTATTGTAGTTACTGCTTTTGGAACTTAA
- a CDS encoding HAD family hydrolase yields the protein MNLSQVKLVVTDMDGTLLNSKHEVSTHFFDLFKKLKAHDIIFVAASGRQYCSMIDKLDTIKDDIIIVSENGGLAVKNDTTLLSTPISPDNLPEIVSLISTLDNTHPVFCTQYKAYAMSTSKPLVDLLSEYYTNYSIIDHVDAIEEDIFKIALYHEVSSEKHVYPHVKHLESKYKVKVSANHWVDISEDLANKGHAISLIQKAYDITEEETMVFGDYNNDLEMLKLGYFSYAMQNAHPNVKETARFETKNNDNAGVEYILEQLVNAKDALKAQ from the coding sequence ATGAATTTATCCCAAGTAAAATTAGTTGTCACCGATATGGATGGCACTTTACTAAACTCCAAACACGAAGTTAGCACACATTTTTTTGATTTATTTAAAAAACTCAAAGCTCACGATATTATTTTTGTAGCTGCTAGCGGCAGACAATATTGCAGTATGATAGACAAGCTAGACACCATAAAAGATGACATCATTATTGTTTCAGAAAACGGAGGCCTGGCTGTTAAAAATGATACCACGCTTTTGTCTACCCCCATATCGCCTGATAATTTGCCTGAAATAGTCAGCTTGATTAGCACTCTTGACAATACACATCCTGTGTTTTGCACACAGTATAAAGCCTATGCCATGAGTACATCTAAACCTTTAGTTGATCTGCTATCTGAATATTATACTAATTATTCAATTATAGACCATGTTGATGCTATTGAAGAAGATATATTTAAAATAGCTTTATACCATGAAGTAAGTTCTGAAAAACATGTTTATCCGCATGTAAAACATTTAGAATCGAAATATAAAGTAAAGGTATCTGCAAATCATTGGGTAGATATTTCTGAAGATTTAGCCAATAAGGGTCATGCCATTAGCCTGATTCAAAAGGCTTACGATATTACCGAAGAGGAAACGATGGTTTTTGGTGATTATAATAACGATTTAGAAATGCTAAAACTCGGATATTTTAGTTATGCTATGCAAAATGCTCATCCAAACGTAAAAGAAACTGCTCGTTTTGAAACCAAAAATAATGACAATGCCGGGGTTGAGTATATTTTGGAACAATTGGTAAACGCCAAAGACGCATTAAAAGCTCAATAA
- a CDS encoding asparagine synthetase B, with product MDAESQKNHLKAYGITYWTLNKGLKVKWLLNYRGGSFLLPDTNDIQRECQIRGISFEVLSNSKVESILEEISSPSKNMEAVVLEKAPKIAVYTPKGKLPWDDAVTMVLQYAEIPYETVYDEEVLNDGLLLFDWLHLHHEDFTGQYGKFYGAYRAASWYIQEKKDAEALAAKLGYSKVSQEKSDVALKIRDYVVGGGFMFAMCSATDSFDIALSAEGVDICEPMFDGDGSDPAYQNKIDFNKTFAFTNFILERSPIVYEFSSIDMTRKRRVPKTTDYFSLMEFSAKWDPIPTMLCQNHTALVKGFMGQTTSFTRDEIKSNVLVLGETKSNGEAKYIHGIKGKGFFTFYGGHDPEDYQHRVGDAKTELDLHPTSPGYRLILNNVLFPAARKKKQKT from the coding sequence ATGGATGCCGAAAGTCAAAAGAATCATTTAAAAGCTTATGGCATAACCTATTGGACACTCAATAAAGGGTTAAAAGTAAAGTGGCTTTTAAATTATAGAGGTGGTTCATTTTTATTGCCCGATACTAACGATATTCAGCGAGAATGTCAAATACGAGGTATTTCTTTTGAGGTACTTTCAAATTCCAAAGTAGAAAGTATTTTAGAAGAAATAAGCAGCCCCAGTAAAAATATGGAGGCCGTAGTGTTAGAAAAAGCTCCAAAAATAGCGGTATACACACCAAAAGGCAAGCTCCCTTGGGATGATGCCGTAACCATGGTATTGCAATACGCAGAAATTCCATATGAAACGGTTTATGATGAAGAAGTATTAAATGATGGATTACTGCTATTTGATTGGTTACACTTACACCACGAAGATTTTACAGGGCAGTATGGTAAATTTTATGGAGCATATAGGGCAGCCTCATGGTATATTCAAGAAAAAAAGGATGCCGAAGCATTGGCTGCAAAATTAGGTTATAGTAAAGTATCTCAAGAAAAATCGGATGTTGCTTTAAAGATTAGAGACTATGTCGTTGGGGGTGGATTTATGTTCGCTATGTGCAGCGCTACAGATAGTTTCGATATAGCCTTGTCTGCCGAAGGTGTAGATATCTGCGAACCTATGTTTGATGGCGATGGTAGCGATCCGGCTTATCAAAATAAAATAGATTTTAATAAAACCTTTGCATTTACTAATTTCATCTTAGAACGAAGCCCGATTGTGTACGAGTTTTCTTCGATTGATATGACACGTAAACGCAGAGTACCAAAAACAACCGATTATTTTTCTTTAATGGAGTTTTCTGCAAAATGGGATCCAATTCCAACTATGTTATGCCAAAATCATACAGCGTTAGTGAAAGGTTTTATGGGGCAAACAACATCATTTACAAGAGATGAAATAAAATCGAATGTATTGGTTTTGGGAGAAACCAAATCAAACGGAGAAGCTAAGTATATCCATGGAATAAAAGGAAAAGGATTCTTTACATTTTATGGAGGGCATGATCCGGAAGATTATCAGCATCGAGTAGGAGATGCGAAAACAGAATTAGATCTGCATCCTACATCTCCTGGCTATCGACTTATTTTAAACAATGTACTGTTTCCTGCAGCAAGAAAGAAGAAACAAAAAACGTAA
- the dnaB gene encoding replicative DNA helicase: MKQPKQVQGYKVDKSTIISLEKGKIPPQALDLEEVVLGAMMIDKKGVDEVIDILSAEAFYKEAHQHIFEAIFQLFENSEPIDLLTVSTQLKKNAKLEMVGGDFYLISLTQKVSSSAHIEFHARIILQKFIQRSLIKISSEIIEDSYDETKDVFDLLDAAESKLYEVTQGNIKKSSETAQELVIQAKKKIEEISNKEGLSGIPTGFHKLDKLTSGWQPSDLIIVAARPGMGKTALTLSMARNIAVDQNIGVAFFSLEMASVQLITRLISSETGLSSEKLRTGKLEKHEWEQLNVKVKGLEKAPLFIDDTPSLSIFDLRAKARRLASQHDIKLIMIDYLQLMTGGPSHGGNREQEISMISRNLKALAKELMVPVIALSQLSRAVETRGGSKRPLLSDLRESGAIEQDADIVSFIYRPEYYKIDEWDDEERSPTEGQAEFIIAKHRNGGLENIRLKFLGHLGKFDNLDDFDSPFEFHSKMNAAANDDTFKTDDFKASPDQAFGSSFNDDDDNEVPF; encoded by the coding sequence ATGAAACAACCCAAACAAGTCCAAGGATATAAAGTAGATAAAAGTACTATTATTAGTCTTGAGAAAGGGAAAATACCCCCGCAAGCACTTGATTTAGAGGAAGTTGTGCTTGGGGCGATGATGATCGATAAAAAAGGAGTAGACGAAGTAATCGATATTTTAAGTGCCGAAGCATTTTACAAAGAAGCACATCAACATATATTTGAAGCTATATTTCAGCTGTTCGAAAACAGTGAACCTATTGACTTATTAACCGTTTCTACACAATTAAAGAAGAATGCAAAGCTAGAAATGGTAGGAGGTGACTTCTATCTTATTTCCTTAACACAAAAGGTGTCGTCTTCTGCTCATATCGAGTTTCATGCTCGTATTATCCTACAAAAATTCATTCAGCGGAGCTTGATTAAAATATCAAGCGAGATTATTGAAGACTCCTACGATGAGACTAAAGATGTTTTCGATTTGTTGGATGCAGCAGAATCCAAATTATACGAAGTTACCCAAGGAAATATTAAAAAATCTAGTGAAACGGCTCAAGAGTTAGTTATACAAGCTAAAAAGAAAATTGAGGAAATTTCGAATAAAGAAGGATTAAGTGGTATTCCAACAGGGTTTCACAAACTAGATAAACTAACCTCGGGTTGGCAGCCTTCCGATTTAATTATTGTGGCAGCACGTCCAGGTATGGGTAAAACCGCTTTAACGCTCTCGATGGCAAGAAATATTGCGGTAGATCAAAATATAGGGGTTGCTTTCTTTTCATTAGAAATGGCATCCGTACAGTTAATTACCCGTTTAATTTCTAGTGAAACTGGTCTTTCTTCAGAAAAATTACGTACTGGTAAGTTAGAAAAACACGAGTGGGAACAACTCAATGTAAAAGTAAAAGGTTTAGAAAAAGCACCGCTCTTTATTGACGATACCCCATCACTTTCAATTTTCGATTTAAGAGCAAAAGCCCGTCGTTTAGCATCACAACATGATATTAAACTAATCATGATTGATTATTTACAATTAATGACAGGTGGTCCTAGTCATGGTGGAAACCGTGAGCAGGAAATTTCCATGATTTCCAGAAACCTTAAAGCATTAGCTAAAGAATTAATGGTACCGGTAATTGCCCTGTCGCAATTGTCGCGTGCTGTTGAAACGCGTGGAGGAAGTAAACGACCATTATTATCAGATTTACGTGAATCTGGTGCTATTGAGCAAGATGCCGATATTGTATCATTTATTTATAGACCTGAATACTATAAAATTGACGAATGGGATGATGAAGAACGTTCACCAACAGAAGGTCAGGCAGAGTTTATTATAGCAAAACATAGAAATGGTGGTTTAGAAAACATACGATTAAAATTCCTTGGTCATTTAGGTAAGTTTGATAATTTAGATGACTTTGACTCACCTTTCGAATTCCATTCGAAAATGAATGCTGCGGCTAACGACGATACTTTTAAAACAGACGATTTTAAAGCAAGCCCAGATCAGGCCTTTGGTAGTTCATTTAACGACGATGACGACAACGAAGTACCATTTTAA
- a CDS encoding acetyl-CoA carboxylase carboxyltransferase subunit alpha, translating to MEYLEFELPIKELEDQLQKCRVIGEESEVDVTETCSQIEKKLKDTQKDIYKNLSPWQRVQLSRHPNRPYTLDHIKAICGDSFLELHGDRNIKDDKAMIGGLGKIGDQSFMFIGQQKGYNTKTRQYRNFGMANPEGYRKALRLMKSAEKFGIPVVTLIDTPGAYPGLEAEERGQGEAIARNILEMTRLKVPIIAIVIGEGASGGALGIGVGDKVLMLENSWYSVISPENCSSILWRSWEYKEQAAEALKLTATDAMKIKVVDGVIKEPLGGAHRDREKTFSAVSNAIVKSYEDLKNLSPTDLISQRMEKYANMGVYKG from the coding sequence ATGGAATATTTAGAATTTGAACTACCTATAAAAGAGCTAGAAGATCAACTACAAAAGTGTAGAGTGATTGGCGAGGAAAGTGAAGTAGATGTTACTGAAACTTGTTCTCAAATAGAAAAGAAACTTAAAGATACCCAAAAGGATATTTATAAAAACCTATCGCCTTGGCAACGTGTACAATTGTCGCGTCACCCTAATAGACCTTATACTTTAGATCATATAAAAGCGATTTGTGGTGATTCTTTTTTAGAATTACACGGAGATCGTAATATAAAGGATGATAAAGCTATGATTGGTGGTTTAGGAAAAATAGGCGATCAAAGTTTTATGTTTATTGGTCAGCAAAAAGGCTATAACACAAAAACCAGACAATATCGAAATTTTGGTATGGCAAACCCAGAAGGTTACCGTAAAGCTTTACGTTTAATGAAATCTGCCGAGAAATTCGGAATACCAGTTGTAACCTTAATAGATACCCCTGGCGCATATCCTGGCTTAGAAGCAGAAGAACGTGGGCAAGGAGAAGCCATAGCCAGAAATATTTTAGAAATGACACGCTTAAAAGTTCCTATTATAGCTATAGTAATAGGAGAGGGTGCATCTGGTGGCGCCTTAGGTATTGGTGTTGGAGATAAAGTATTAATGTTGGAAAATTCCTGGTATTCTGTAATATCGCCAGAAAATTGCTCTTCAATACTATGGCGCAGCTGGGAATATAAAGAACAAGCAGCAGAAGCCTTAAAACTAACAGCCACAGATGCTATGAAAATAAAAGTAGTAGATGGTGTTATTAAAGAACCACTTGGAGGCGCACATAGAGATCGAGAAAAAACATTTTCGGCAGTTAGTAATGCCATTGTAAAATCTTACGAGGATCTAAAAAACTTATCACCAACAGATTTGATTTCCCAGCGTATGGAGAAATATGCAAATATGGGCGTGTATAAAGGCTAA
- a CDS encoding DMT family transporter has translation MPNAKIKNYLHLHFLVFIAGFTAILGELITIKAIPLVWYRMVMASILMFIYIKVAQVKLKIRPKSLVRLSIAGIIIALHWITFFGAIDESNISIALAMFSTGAFFASLIEPIIYKRTIIWYEILFGIIVIIGVFIITQSEIKYLTGILLGISSAFFSSLFAVLNGKFLKQHTATVISFYEFLSGVLFISIYIMFFGGGFSLSFFTLSISDFGYLFILASICTAYAFIASVHVMKLISPYTVVLTYNLEPIYGIIMALILFPEKEQMSGSFYYGAIIIITTVILNGIIKNSRKLKRKHT, from the coding sequence ATGCCAAACGCTAAAATTAAAAATTATTTACACCTTCACTTTTTAGTTTTTATTGCAGGATTTACAGCTATTCTTGGCGAGTTAATTACAATAAAAGCAATTCCACTGGTTTGGTATAGAATGGTGATGGCATCTATTTTAATGTTTATATATATTAAGGTAGCTCAGGTTAAATTAAAAATCAGGCCAAAATCTCTTGTCAGGCTTTCAATAGCAGGAATTATTATAGCATTACATTGGATTACTTTTTTTGGAGCCATAGACGAATCCAATATATCCATAGCACTAGCCATGTTCTCTACCGGAGCCTTTTTTGCGTCCCTTATAGAACCCATAATTTATAAAAGAACCATTATTTGGTATGAAATTCTTTTTGGAATTATTGTAATAATAGGGGTTTTTATAATTACACAAAGTGAAATAAAATACCTTACTGGTATTTTATTAGGGATTTCCTCGGCGTTTTTTTCTTCATTGTTTGCAGTATTAAACGGAAAGTTTTTAAAACAACATACAGCCACAGTTATTTCGTTTTACGAATTTTTAAGTGGGGTGTTATTCATTTCAATTTACATCATGTTTTTTGGTGGTGGATTTTCTTTGAGTTTCTTTACATTAAGTATATCCGATTTCGGATACCTCTTTATATTGGCTTCCATTTGTACTGCCTATGCCTTTATTGCATCAGTACACGTAATGAAGCTCATTAGCCCCTATACAGTAGTGTTAACGTATAATTTAGAGCCTATTTATGGGATCATTATGGCATTGATATTATTTCCGGAGAAAGAACAAATGAGCGGATCGTTCTACTACGGTGCTATAATAATTATAACTACAGTAATTTTAAATGGGATTATAAAAAACTCAAGAAAATTAAAAAGAAAGCATACTTAA
- a CDS encoding LptF/LptG family permease, which yields MKILDWYILKRYLFTFLMMLLLFIPIGITVHLAEKIGKILENNVPFGEVMLYFLDFTIYFAHLLFPLFLFLSVIWFTSKLANNTEVVAFLSSGVSFTRFLRPYMIGASVVAVLAIILGLFLAPKASEGFNDFSFKYFKKHKSAVQKTNVFRQINDNEIIYVSSFDVKNKEGKDFTLEHFKDNKLIHKITASKIKYIESDTIYRLTNYLKRDIGANEDELDVIRKKDTLFSFHVDDLIPVIYAAETKMYGDLKRFIEKEEARGSSNVGRFKLVLYRKWSLPVSVFILTIIAVAVSSIKRRGGMGVNLAVGICIAMVFVFFDKIFGVMAEQSDFPPLIAVWFPNVIFGILAIYLLYNAKR from the coding sequence ATGAAAATTCTTGATTGGTATATATTAAAACGCTATTTGTTTACATTCTTAATGATGTTACTGCTCTTCATTCCTATTGGAATAACAGTACATCTGGCAGAAAAGATTGGTAAAATATTGGAAAATAATGTGCCTTTTGGTGAGGTTATGCTTTATTTCCTGGATTTTACAATTTATTTTGCGCACTTGCTTTTCCCATTATTTTTATTCCTATCGGTTATTTGGTTTACATCTAAACTTGCCAACAATACAGAAGTTGTTGCCTTTTTAAGTTCTGGGGTGTCATTTACGCGTTTTTTACGTCCTTACATGATTGGAGCCTCCGTAGTAGCTGTTTTGGCAATTATATTAGGTTTATTTTTAGCACCTAAGGCTAGTGAGGGGTTTAATGACTTTAGTTTTAAATATTTTAAAAAACATAAAAGTGCCGTACAAAAAACAAATGTGTTTCGACAGATAAACGATAACGAGATTATTTATGTGAGCAGTTTCGATGTAAAGAATAAAGAAGGAAAAGATTTTACTTTGGAACACTTTAAAGATAACAAGCTCATACACAAAATCACTGCGAGTAAAATAAAATATATAGAAAGTGATACCATATATCGATTAACTAATTATCTTAAAAGAGATATTGGTGCAAACGAAGATGAATTAGATGTAATTAGAAAAAAGGACACACTGTTTTCTTTTCATGTAGACGATCTTATCCCTGTAATATATGCAGCCGAAACCAAAATGTATGGCGATTTAAAGCGTTTTATCGAAAAAGAGGAAGCCAGAGGGTCTTCCAATGTAGGACGTTTTAAATTGGTTTTATATAGAAAATGGAGTTTACCGGTTTCAGTATTTATTCTAACAATTATAGCAGTAGCAGTGTCGTCAATAAAAAGGCGAGGAGGTATGGGTGTTAACTTAGCCGTTGGTATTTGTATCGCTATGGTTTTTGTATTTTTCGATAAGATTTTTGGTGTTATGGCCGAACAATCCGATTTCCCACCATTGATTGCCGTATGGTTTCCTAATGTCATTTTTGGTATTTTAGCGATTTACCTTTTGTATAATGCCAAACGCTAA